Proteins from one Mycobacterium sp. SMC-2 genomic window:
- a CDS encoding M23 family metallopeptidase, whose amino-acid sequence MRVGRAAGGRGTEPHRNEVTEILPLDGFNFDDLDWRDEVSDLGDLDYSNDSTFDNEAQVLLAPELDDLNEADDPAPLWLAAPVTELLPRVVVGPEPRRGRPHATDVVGVARHRGQHRKQPTSAARGRLLISAMAAGAAAAAAHTATSHADSPKTEAVLTANASALIGGSGTNTIRGPQVVALEPAASAALHNQELAKGIAFANDRAQREARLQQPLYVMPTKGIFTSNFGYRWGVLHAGIDLANSIGTPIYAVSDGVVIDAGPAAGYGALVKLRHADGTVTLYGHVNTTLVSVGQRVMAGDQIATMGNRGNSTGPHLHFEVLQGGTERIDPVPWLAKRGLMVGNYAG is encoded by the coding sequence GTGAGGGTTGGTCGCGCGGCAGGCGGCCGGGGGACGGAACCGCATCGCAACGAAGTCACCGAAATCCTCCCACTCGACGGCTTCAACTTCGACGACCTGGATTGGCGCGACGAGGTCAGCGACCTCGGCGACCTCGACTACAGCAACGACTCCACCTTCGACAACGAAGCGCAGGTGTTGCTGGCGCCCGAGCTCGATGACCTGAACGAGGCCGACGACCCGGCACCGCTGTGGCTGGCCGCACCCGTGACCGAGCTGCTGCCGCGTGTGGTTGTCGGACCCGAGCCGCGACGGGGTCGCCCGCACGCCACCGACGTCGTTGGTGTGGCCCGACACCGCGGGCAGCATCGCAAGCAACCGACCAGCGCGGCCAGGGGCCGCCTGCTCATCTCGGCGATGGCCGCCGGCGCGGCCGCCGCGGCGGCGCACACGGCCACCAGCCACGCCGATTCGCCCAAGACCGAGGCCGTGCTCACCGCGAACGCGTCGGCGCTCATCGGTGGATCGGGCACCAACACCATCCGCGGCCCCCAGGTGGTCGCCCTCGAGCCGGCGGCGAGCGCCGCGCTGCACAACCAGGAGCTCGCCAAGGGCATCGCGTTCGCTAACGACCGAGCCCAACGTGAGGCGCGGCTGCAGCAGCCGCTCTACGTGATGCCGACGAAGGGCATCTTCACCTCCAACTTCGGTTACCGCTGGGGCGTGCTGCACGCCGGCATCGACCTGGCCAACTCGATCGGGACACCCATTTACGCCGTGTCCGACGGCGTCGTCATCGATGCCGGCCCGGCCGCCGGCTACGGGGCACTGGTCAAGCTGCGCCACGCCGACGGTACGGTCACCCTCTACGGCCACGTCAACACCACGCTGGTCAGCGTCGGCCAGCGCGTGATGGCCGGCGACCAGATCGCCACCATGGGCAACCGCGGCAACTCCACCGGCCCGCACCTGCATTTCGAGGTGCTCCAGGGCGGCACCGAACGAATCGACCCCGTGCCGTGGCTGGCTAAGCGAGGTCTTATGGTCGGCAACTACGCTGGTTGA
- the pgi gene encoding glucose-6-phosphate isomerase: protein MTSARSLPDITATAAWDALRRHHDRIGATHLRQFFDEDPDRGRELTVSVGDLYIDYSKHRITRETLRLLVDLARTANLEERRDQMFAGAHINVSEDRAVLHTALRLPRDAELIVDGHNVVEDVHAVLDRMGDFTDRLRSGEWTGATGKRISTVVNIGIGGSDLGPVMVYQALRHYADAGISARFVSNVDPADLIATLADLDPATTLFIVASKTFSTLETLTNATAARRWLTDALGDAAVSKHFVAVSTNKRLVDDFGINTDNMFGFWDWVGGRYSVDSAIGLSVMAAIGKEAFADFLSGFHIVDRHFKTAPLEANAPVLLGLIGLWYSNFMGAQSRAVLPYSNDLARFAAYLQQLTMESNGKSTRADGTPVTTDTGEIFWGEPGTNGQHAFYQLLHQGTRLVPADFIGFSQPIDDLPTADGTGSMHDLLMSNFFAQTQVLAFGKTAEEIAAEGTPADIVSHKVMPGNRPSTSILADRLTPSVLGQLIALYEHQVFTEGVIWGIDSFDQWGVELGKTQAKALLPVITSDGSPPPQSDSSTDALVRRYRTERGRTS from the coding sequence ATGACCTCCGCGCGAAGCCTCCCCGACATCACCGCCACCGCAGCGTGGGACGCCCTGCGCAGGCATCACGACCGAATCGGCGCGACCCATCTGCGCCAGTTCTTCGACGAGGATCCCGACCGCGGGCGTGAGCTCACCGTCTCGGTCGGCGACCTCTACATCGACTACAGCAAACACCGCATCACCCGAGAGACACTGCGGCTACTGGTCGATCTGGCGCGGACGGCTAACCTCGAAGAGCGTCGCGACCAGATGTTCGCCGGCGCCCACATCAACGTCTCGGAGGATCGGGCGGTTTTGCACACCGCGCTGCGTCTGCCCCGGGACGCCGAACTGATCGTCGACGGCCACAACGTCGTCGAGGACGTACACGCCGTGCTGGACCGGATGGGCGACTTCACCGACCGGTTACGCAGCGGTGAATGGACCGGGGCCACCGGAAAAAGAATCAGCACCGTGGTCAACATCGGCATCGGCGGGTCGGACCTGGGTCCGGTGATGGTCTACCAGGCGCTGCGCCACTACGCCGACGCCGGGATTTCGGCCCGCTTCGTCTCCAACGTCGACCCGGCCGACCTCATCGCCACCCTGGCCGACTTGGACCCCGCCACAACGCTTTTCATCGTCGCGTCGAAAACGTTCTCCACGCTGGAGACCCTGACCAACGCGACCGCGGCGCGCCGCTGGCTGACCGATGCGCTCGGTGACGCCGCGGTGTCCAAGCATTTCGTGGCGGTCTCCACCAACAAGCGCCTGGTCGACGACTTCGGCATCAACACCGACAACATGTTCGGGTTCTGGGACTGGGTCGGCGGACGGTACTCCGTCGACTCGGCGATCGGCCTCTCGGTGATGGCAGCGATCGGCAAGGAGGCCTTCGCCGATTTCCTGTCCGGATTCCACATCGTGGACCGGCATTTCAAGACCGCGCCGCTGGAGGCCAACGCGCCGGTGCTGCTCGGGCTGATCGGGCTGTGGTACTCCAACTTCATGGGCGCCCAATCGCGCGCGGTACTGCCCTATTCCAACGACTTGGCGCGATTCGCCGCCTACCTACAGCAGCTGACCATGGAATCGAACGGCAAGTCGACGCGCGCCGACGGCACTCCGGTCACCACCGACACCGGCGAAATCTTTTGGGGCGAGCCGGGAACCAACGGCCAGCATGCCTTCTACCAATTACTGCATCAGGGCACCCGGCTGGTGCCGGCCGACTTCATCGGCTTCAGCCAGCCCATCGACGACCTGCCCACCGCCGACGGCACCGGCAGCATGCACGACTTGCTGATGAGCAACTTCTTCGCCCAGACCCAAGTGCTGGCGTTCGGTAAGACCGCCGAGGAGATCGCCGCGGAAGGCACGCCGGCCGACATCGTGTCGCACAAGGTGATGCCCGGCAATCGGCCGTCGACGTCGATCCTGGCCGATCGGCTCACCCCGTCAGTGCTGGGCCAATTAATCGCGCTCTACGAGCATCAGGTCTTCACCGAGGGCGTCATCTGGGGCATCGACTCGTTCGACCAGTGGGGCGTGGAACTGGGCAAAACGCAGGCGAAAGCGCTGCTCCCGGTGATCACGTCGGACGGCTCGCCGCCACCGCAGTCGGACAGCTCGACCGACGCGCTGGTCCGCCGCTACCGGACCGAACGCGGGCGCACCAGCTAG
- the sucD gene encoding succinate--CoA ligase subunit alpha has protein sequence MSIFLNKDSKVIVQGITGGEGTKHTALMLKAGTQVVGGVNARKAGTTVSHVDAKGRDVELPVFGTVAEAMKETGANVSVGFVPPKFAKDAMIEAIDAEIPLLVVITEGIPVQDTAYAWAYNVDQGQKTRIIGPNCPGIITPGEALAGITPANISGPGPVGLVSKSGTLTYQMMYELRDFGFSTSIGIGGDPVIGTTHIDAIEAFEKDPDTKVIVMIGEIGGDAEERAADYIKANVSKPVVGYVAGFTAPEGKTMGHAGAIVSGSSGTAAAKKEALEAAGVKVGKTPSATAALAREILQSL, from the coding sequence ATGTCGATCTTTCTGAACAAGGACTCCAAAGTCATCGTCCAGGGCATCACCGGCGGCGAGGGCACCAAGCACACCGCGCTGATGCTGAAGGCGGGCACCCAGGTGGTGGGCGGCGTCAACGCCCGCAAGGCGGGCACCACCGTCTCGCACGTCGACGCGAAAGGCAGGGACGTCGAGCTGCCGGTGTTCGGCACCGTCGCGGAAGCGATGAAGGAGACCGGCGCCAACGTGTCGGTCGGCTTCGTGCCGCCGAAATTCGCCAAGGACGCCATGATCGAGGCCATTGACGCCGAGATTCCGCTGCTGGTCGTCATCACCGAGGGAATTCCGGTGCAGGACACCGCTTATGCGTGGGCCTACAACGTCGACCAGGGCCAGAAGACGCGCATCATCGGGCCCAACTGCCCGGGCATCATCACGCCGGGCGAGGCGCTGGCCGGCATCACCCCCGCCAACATCAGTGGACCCGGCCCCGTCGGGCTGGTGTCCAAGTCAGGCACGCTGACCTACCAGATGATGTACGAGCTGCGCGATTTCGGGTTCTCCACCTCGATCGGCATCGGCGGTGACCCGGTGATCGGCACCACCCACATCGACGCCATCGAGGCCTTCGAGAAGGACCCCGACACCAAGGTCATCGTGATGATCGGTGAGATCGGCGGCGACGCCGAGGAGCGTGCGGCCGACTACATCAAGGCGAACGTCTCCAAACCGGTCGTCGGCTATGTCGCGGGATTCACTGCGCCCGAAGGCAAGACGATGGGCCACGCCGGTGCCATCGTGTCCGGCTCGTCGGGAACCGCGGCCGCCAAGAAGGAGGCCCTGGAGGCCGCCGGCGTCAAGGTCGGCAAGACTCCGTCGGCGACCGCGGCATTGGCCCGGGAGATCCTGCAGAGCCTGTAG
- a CDS encoding acetyl-CoA acetyltransferase translates to MNLDPNTPVVVGVGQAAERIDDPTYRGMSPVELAAAAARAAVDDCGAGDVAAVIDTVAGVRQFEISGIINAPLGRSNNYPRSVANRIGASPARAILEIVGGQGPQHLISELAGEIAAGRSQAAMVFGSDATSTLRYFAKAEARPDFTETVDGDLEDRGQGIEKLVSRYTVMHGLTSAPIQYALLENARRAGTGLGPAEYRRRMGELFAPFTKIAASNPFAAAPVERTVEELITVTERNRMIAEPYPRLMVARDQVNQGAAALLMSVGAARRLGVPEENWVYLHGHADLEEQALLQRPDLGHAPSHVLAVREALAMAGIGVDDVATFDLYSCFPVPVFNICDGMGIAPDDPRGLTLTGGLPFFGGAGNNYSMHAVAETVGQMRRTPGEFGLVGANGGILSKYSVGVYSTTPAEWKPARSAQAQQQVADWPTESVIERADGVGTVETYTVRRDDGRPTGIIIGRLDDGSRFLSTTEDDELIALLIDGDPLGQSVRVRSFDYGNRCTLA, encoded by the coding sequence ATGAATCTGGACCCGAACACCCCCGTCGTCGTCGGCGTGGGGCAGGCCGCCGAGCGCATCGACGACCCGACCTACCGCGGGATGTCGCCCGTCGAACTTGCCGCGGCGGCGGCTCGGGCCGCCGTCGACGACTGTGGTGCCGGGGACGTCGCGGCGGTGATCGACACCGTGGCCGGTGTCAGGCAGTTCGAGATCTCCGGCATTATCAATGCGCCGCTGGGGCGTTCGAACAACTACCCGCGATCCGTGGCCAACCGCATCGGCGCCTCGCCCGCCCGCGCGATCCTCGAGATCGTCGGCGGCCAGGGGCCTCAGCACCTGATCAGCGAGCTGGCCGGGGAGATCGCGGCGGGCCGCTCCCAGGCCGCGATGGTGTTCGGTTCGGACGCGACGTCGACGCTGCGCTACTTCGCCAAAGCCGAAGCCAGGCCCGACTTCACCGAGACGGTCGACGGTGACCTCGAAGACCGGGGCCAGGGCATCGAGAAGCTCGTGTCGCGCTACACCGTCATGCACGGGCTGACCAGCGCGCCGATCCAGTACGCGCTGTTGGAGAATGCCCGCCGGGCCGGGACCGGGTTGGGGCCGGCGGAGTACCGCCGGCGGATGGGCGAGCTCTTCGCGCCCTTCACCAAGATCGCCGCCAGCAATCCGTTCGCCGCCGCGCCGGTGGAGCGCACGGTCGAGGAGCTGATCACCGTGACCGAGCGCAACCGGATGATCGCGGAGCCGTACCCGCGGCTGATGGTCGCCCGCGACCAGGTGAACCAGGGCGCGGCCGCGCTGCTGATGTCGGTCGGCGCGGCGCGTCGCCTCGGGGTGCCCGAGGAGAACTGGGTGTACCTGCACGGCCACGCCGACCTCGAAGAGCAGGCGCTGCTGCAGCGCCCCGATCTCGGGCATGCGCCGTCGCACGTCCTGGCCGTCCGAGAGGCGCTGGCGATGGCCGGCATCGGCGTCGACGACGTCGCCACCTTCGATCTGTACAGCTGCTTTCCGGTGCCGGTGTTCAACATCTGCGACGGCATGGGCATCGCGCCCGACGATCCGCGCGGCCTGACGCTGACGGGCGGGCTGCCGTTCTTCGGCGGCGCCGGCAACAACTACTCGATGCATGCCGTCGCCGAGACCGTCGGGCAAATGCGAAGGACGCCGGGCGAATTCGGCCTCGTGGGCGCCAACGGCGGCATCCTGAGCAAGTACTCGGTCGGCGTGTACTCCACCACTCCGGCGGAATGGAAGCCCGCCCGCAGCGCGCAGGCGCAGCAGCAGGTCGCCGATTGGCCGACCGAGTCGGTGATCGAGCGGGCCGACGGCGTCGGCACCGTCGAGACCTATACGGTGCGGCGCGACGACGGCCGCCCGACCGGGATCATCATCGGCCGGCTGGACGACGGCAGCCGGTTTTTGTCCACCACCGAGGACGACGAACTGATCGCGCTGCTGATCGATGGCGACCCGCTGGGTCAATCGGTGCGGGTGCGCTCCTTCGACTACGGCAACCGCTGCACGTTGGCCTGA
- the sucC gene encoding ADP-forming succinate--CoA ligase subunit beta, which produces MDLFEYQAKELFVKHNVPTTPGRVTDTAEGAREIATEVGAPVMVKAQVKVGGRGKAGGVKYAATPEDAYQHAKNILGLDIKGHIVKKLLVAEASDIAEEYYISFLLDRANRTYLAMCSVEGGMEIEEVAATKPERLAKVPVNAVKGVDLATARSIAEKGHLPAEVLDAAAVTISKLWELFVAEDATLVEVNPLVRTPDDQILALDGKVTLDANADFRQPGHAEFEDRDSTDPLELKAKEHDLNYVKLDGAVGIIGNGAGLVMSTLDVVAYAGEKHGGVKPANFLDIGGGASAEVMAAGLDVILNDKQVKSVFVNVFGGITSCDAVANGIVTALKMLGDEANKPLVVRLDGNNVDEGRRILAQANHPLVIQADTMDAGADKAAELASK; this is translated from the coding sequence ATGGACCTTTTCGAGTATCAAGCCAAAGAATTGTTCGTCAAGCACAACGTACCGACCACGCCGGGGCGGGTGACCGACACCGCCGAGGGCGCAAGGGAAATCGCGACCGAGGTCGGCGCGCCGGTGATGGTCAAGGCGCAGGTCAAGGTCGGCGGCCGCGGCAAGGCGGGTGGCGTCAAGTACGCGGCGACACCGGAAGACGCCTACCAACACGCCAAGAACATCCTCGGTCTCGACATCAAGGGACACATCGTCAAGAAGCTGCTGGTCGCCGAGGCCAGCGACATCGCCGAGGAGTACTACATCTCCTTCCTGCTCGACCGCGCCAACCGCACGTACCTCGCGATGTGCTCGGTCGAGGGCGGCATGGAAATCGAAGAGGTCGCCGCCACCAAGCCCGAGCGGCTGGCCAAGGTCCCGGTGAACGCCGTCAAAGGTGTCGACCTGGCAACCGCGCGGTCCATCGCCGAGAAGGGGCACCTGCCGGCCGAGGTGCTCGACGCCGCCGCGGTGACCATCAGCAAGCTGTGGGAGCTCTTCGTCGCCGAGGATGCCACCCTGGTCGAGGTCAACCCGCTGGTGCGCACCCCCGACGACCAGATCCTCGCGCTGGACGGAAAGGTCACCCTGGACGCCAACGCCGACTTCCGCCAGCCCGGCCACGCCGAATTCGAGGACCGCGACTCCACCGACCCGCTCGAGCTCAAGGCCAAGGAACACGACCTCAACTACGTGAAGCTGGACGGCGCGGTCGGCATCATCGGGAACGGCGCGGGCCTGGTCATGTCCACGCTCGACGTGGTCGCCTACGCCGGCGAAAAGCACGGCGGCGTCAAGCCGGCCAACTTCCTGGACATCGGCGGCGGCGCGTCGGCCGAGGTGATGGCCGCCGGCCTCGACGTCATCCTGAACGACAAGCAGGTCAAGAGCGTGTTCGTCAACGTGTTCGGGGGTATCACCTCGTGCGACGCCGTCGCCAACGGAATCGTGACCGCGCTGAAGATGCTCGGTGACGAGGCCAACAAGCCGCTCGTGGTCCGCCTCGACGGCAACAACGTCGACGAAGGCCGACGCATCCTGGCCCAAGCCAACCACCCGCTGGTGATCCAGGCCGACACCATGGACGCCGGCGCCGACAAAGCCGCCGAGCTGGCGAGCAAGTAA
- the pcrA gene encoding DNA helicase PcrA, whose protein sequence is MSVYVTDANLASEADQLLEGLNPQQRKAVVHEGSPLLIVAGAGSGKTAVLTRRIAYLIAARGVGVGQILAITFTNKAAAEMRERVVRLVGNRARAMWVSTFHSTCVRILRNQASLIEGLNSNFSIYDADDSRRLLQMIGRDMGLDIKRYSPRLLANAISNLKNELIDPADAVARLTDDSDDLVRTVASVYGEYQRRLRAANALDFDDLIGETVAVLRAFPQIAQHYRRRFRHVLVDEYQDTNHAQYVLVRELVGHGATESPDDVPPAELCVVGDADQSIYAFRGATIRNIEDFERDYPDATTILLEQNYRSTQNILSAANSVIARNSGRRDKRLWTDAGAGELIVGYVADNEHDEARFVAEEIDALADRGEITYNDVAVFYRTNNSSRSFEEVFIRAGIPYKVVGGVRFYERKEIRDIVAYLRVLDNPGDAVSMRRILNTPRRGIGDRAEACVAVYAENTGASFADALVAAAQGKVPMLNSRAEKAITGFVELLDELRGRLDEDLGDLVESVLERTGYRRELESSTDPQDLARLDNLNELVSVAHEFSTDRANAAALDESLQAPDDEDVPDTGVLAEFLERVSLVSDSDDIPDDGAGMVTLMTLHTAKGLEFPVVFVTGWEDGMFPHMRALDDSTELSEERRLAYVGITRARQRLYLSRAIVRSSWGQPMLNPESRFLREIPQELIEWRRTAPAPSFSAPVSGAGRFGTPRAAPTRSGAGKRPLLVLEPGDRVTHDKYGLGRVEEVSGVGESAMSLIDFGSAGRVKLMHNHAPISKL, encoded by the coding sequence ATGAGTGTGTATGTAACCGATGCCAATCTGGCCTCCGAAGCAGACCAGCTGCTCGAAGGTCTCAACCCGCAACAGCGCAAGGCGGTGGTGCACGAGGGCTCGCCGCTGCTGATCGTGGCGGGCGCCGGCTCGGGCAAGACCGCGGTGTTGACGCGCCGCATCGCCTATCTGATCGCGGCGCGCGGCGTAGGGGTCGGCCAGATTTTGGCCATCACGTTCACCAACAAGGCCGCGGCCGAGATGCGCGAACGCGTGGTGCGGCTAGTCGGCAACCGCGCCCGCGCCATGTGGGTGTCCACCTTCCACTCGACGTGTGTCCGCATCCTGCGCAACCAGGCGTCGTTGATCGAGGGCCTCAATTCCAACTTCTCGATCTACGACGCCGACGATTCCCGCCGCCTGCTGCAGATGATCGGGCGCGACATGGGGCTCGACATCAAGCGCTATTCGCCTCGGCTGCTGGCCAACGCCATATCCAACCTGAAGAACGAATTGATCGACCCCGCCGACGCGGTGGCCAGGCTGACGGATGACTCCGACGACCTGGTTCGCACCGTGGCCTCTGTCTACGGCGAATACCAGCGACGGCTGCGGGCTGCCAACGCGCTGGACTTCGACGACCTGATCGGCGAAACGGTCGCGGTGCTGCGGGCCTTCCCGCAGATCGCCCAGCACTACCGCCGGCGATTCCGTCACGTCCTGGTCGACGAGTATCAGGACACCAACCATGCGCAGTACGTGCTGGTGCGGGAACTGGTCGGTCACGGCGCCACCGAATCTCCCGACGACGTGCCGCCGGCCGAATTGTGCGTCGTCGGCGACGCCGATCAGTCGATCTATGCCTTCCGCGGCGCCACGATTCGCAACATCGAGGACTTCGAACGCGACTATCCGGACGCGACAACCATTCTGCTGGAACAGAATTACCGTTCGACGCAAAACATCCTGTCGGCGGCCAACTCCGTGATCGCCCGCAACTCCGGGCGCCGGGACAAACGGCTGTGGACCGACGCGGGTGCCGGTGAGTTGATCGTCGGCTACGTCGCGGACAACGAGCACGACGAGGCCCGGTTCGTCGCCGAGGAAATCGACGCGCTCGCCGACCGGGGCGAGATCACCTATAACGACGTGGCCGTGTTCTATCGCACCAACAACTCGTCGCGGTCCTTCGAAGAGGTGTTCATCCGCGCCGGCATTCCCTACAAAGTCGTTGGGGGCGTGCGGTTTTACGAGCGCAAAGAGATTCGCGACATCGTGGCCTATCTGCGGGTGCTGGACAACCCCGGTGACGCGGTCAGTATGCGGCGCATCCTCAACACCCCACGCCGTGGCATCGGTGATCGTGCCGAGGCCTGCGTGGCGGTGTACGCGGAGAACACCGGCGCGAGTTTCGCCGACGCGCTGGTGGCCGCCGCCCAAGGCAAAGTGCCCATGCTCAATTCGCGCGCGGAGAAGGCGATCACCGGTTTCGTTGAACTGCTCGACGAGCTCCGGGGCCGCCTCGACGAGGATCTCGGCGATCTGGTCGAGTCGGTGCTCGAACGTACCGGCTACCGCCGCGAGTTGGAGTCCTCGACCGATCCCCAGGATCTGGCCCGCCTGGACAACCTCAACGAACTCGTGAGCGTGGCACACGAATTCAGCACCGACCGGGCCAACGCGGCCGCGTTGGACGAGTCGTTGCAGGCCCCGGACGATGAGGACGTGCCGGACACCGGCGTGCTGGCGGAATTCCTGGAACGGGTATCGCTGGTTTCCGACAGCGACGACATCCCCGACGACGGAGCCGGCATGGTCACCCTGATGACGCTGCACACCGCCAAGGGGCTGGAGTTCCCGGTGGTGTTCGTCACGGGCTGGGAGGACGGGATGTTCCCGCACATGCGTGCGCTGGACGACTCGACGGAGCTGTCCGAGGAGCGGCGGCTGGCCTACGTCGGCATCACCCGCGCCCGTCAGCGGCTGTATCTGAGCAGGGCCATCGTCCGGTCCTCCTGGGGGCAGCCGATGCTCAACCCGGAATCCCGCTTCCTGCGGGAGATTCCGCAGGAACTCATCGAGTGGCGGCGCACGGCGCCGGCCCCGTCATTCAGCGCTCCGGTGAGTGGCGCGGGCCGGTTCGGTACGCCGCGCGCGGCGCCGACGCGTTCGGGCGCGGGCAAGCGACCGCTGCTGGTGCTCGAGCCCGGCGACCGGGTGACGCACGACAAGTACGGGCTGGGCCGCGTCGAAGAGGTTTCCGGCGTCGGCGAATCGGCCATGTCGCTCATCGATTTCGGCAGCGCGGGACGGGTCAAGCTGATGCACAACCACGCGCCGATCAGCAAGCTCTAA
- a CDS encoding TetR/AcrR family transcriptional regulator encodes MTAEGRREQILDVTHAIVDAEGFYAATPNRIAEAAGINRSLIYQLFGDPAGLFVALIDREAARAGAQFAEAVSGLDAVAENQSLVVAFDGVLAAVDAHPATWRLFLFPPQGAPPELYARLAQSQAVVLEFFVTELLRINPYVHDPEYTARILHAAGRELLQLHLSDPQTATVERLRTFVRRLGSDVMSRTG; translated from the coding sequence ATGACCGCCGAAGGGCGGCGCGAGCAGATCCTCGACGTCACGCACGCGATCGTCGACGCCGAGGGGTTTTACGCGGCCACACCGAACCGCATCGCCGAGGCGGCCGGCATCAATCGGTCGTTGATCTATCAGCTGTTCGGGGACCCGGCGGGACTCTTCGTCGCACTAATCGACCGCGAGGCCGCCCGGGCCGGCGCCCAGTTCGCCGAGGCGGTCTCCGGCTTGGATGCCGTCGCCGAGAATCAGTCGCTCGTGGTCGCGTTCGACGGCGTGCTGGCCGCGGTCGACGCCCACCCGGCAACCTGGCGGCTGTTCTTGTTCCCACCGCAGGGCGCTCCGCCGGAGTTGTATGCGCGGCTGGCTCAATCCCAGGCCGTCGTGCTGGAGTTCTTCGTCACCGAGCTGCTGCGCATCAATCCGTACGTGCACGATCCCGAATACACCGCGCGGATCCTGCACGCCGCCGGACGCGAACTGCTGCAGCTCCACCTCAGTGACCCGCAGACCGCGACGGTGGAACGCTTGCGCACCTTCGTACGGCGACTCGGCTCCGACGTCATGAGCCGAACCGGGTGA
- a CDS encoding LLM class F420-dependent oxidoreductase, which produces MDYGLVLFTSDRGISPASAAKLADEHGFTTFYVPEHTHIPIKREAAHPTTGDASLPDDRYMRTLDPWVSLGAACAVTSRVRLSTAVALPVEHDPITLAKSIATLDHLSGGRVSLGVGFGWNTDELADHGVPPARRRTMLREYIEAMRELWTKEEAAYDGEFVKFGPSWAWPKPVQPHIPVLVGAAGNEKNFKWIARSADGWITTPRDFDIEEPVKLLQDTWAAAGRDGAPQIVALDLKPIPEKLAKWAELGVTEVLFGLPDRAEDEVVAYVERLAGKLAALV; this is translated from the coding sequence ATGGATTACGGCCTTGTGCTTTTTACCAGCGACCGTGGCATCTCTCCGGCGTCGGCCGCGAAGCTTGCCGACGAACACGGCTTCACGACCTTTTACGTTCCCGAACACACCCACATCCCGATCAAGCGCGAGGCGGCGCACCCCACGACGGGCGACGCGTCGCTTCCCGACGACCGCTACATGCGGACGCTGGACCCATGGGTAAGTCTGGGCGCGGCGTGCGCCGTCACGTCGCGAGTGCGGCTGTCGACGGCGGTCGCGCTGCCCGTCGAACACGATCCGATCACGTTGGCCAAAAGCATTGCCACCCTTGACCATTTGTCCGGTGGACGGGTCAGCCTCGGCGTCGGGTTCGGCTGGAACACCGACGAGCTGGCCGACCACGGCGTGCCGCCCGCGCGCCGCCGCACCATGCTGCGCGAGTACATCGAAGCCATGCGGGAGCTGTGGACCAAAGAGGAAGCCGCCTACGACGGCGAGTTCGTCAAGTTCGGTCCGAGCTGGGCATGGCCCAAGCCCGTGCAGCCACATATTCCCGTGCTGGTGGGTGCCGCCGGGAACGAGAAGAACTTCAAGTGGATCGCCCGCAGCGCCGACGGCTGGATCACCACCCCGCGCGACTTCGACATCGAGGAGCCGGTGAAGTTGCTGCAGGACACCTGGGCGGCCGCCGGCCGTGACGGTGCCCCGCAGATCGTGGCGCTGGACCTCAAGCCGATCCCCGAGAAACTCGCCAAATGGGCCGAGCTGGGGGTGACCGAGGTGCTGTTCGGCCTGCCGGACCGCGCCGAGGACGAGGTCGTCGCCTACGTCGAGCGGCTGGCGGGCAAGCTGGCCGCCCTCGTCTGA
- a CDS encoding chorismate mutase gives MRPQPPHPENAELAEMKVETVQTPQKVDAEELSIDDLRHEIDRLDAEILAAVKRRTEVSQAIGKVRMASGGTRLVHSREMKVIERYSELGPDGKDLAILLLRLGRGRLGH, from the coding sequence ATGAGACCACAACCCCCACATCCCGAGAATGCGGAGTTAGCAGAGATGAAGGTTGAGACGGTGCAAACCCCACAAAAGGTCGACGCCGAAGAGTTGAGCATCGACGACTTGCGCCATGAGATCGACCGGCTCGACGCCGAGATCCTCGCCGCGGTGAAGCGGCGCACCGAGGTGTCGCAGGCGATCGGCAAGGTACGGATGGCCTCCGGCGGCACGCGGCTCGTCCACAGCCGCGAAATGAAGGTGATCGAACGCTACAGCGAGCTCGGTCCCGACGGTAAGGACCTCGCGATCCTGCTGCTGCGGTTGGGCCGGGGCCGGCTCGGCCACTGA